The genomic region TTATTACTCGATATATGCATCattgtcaaacaaattttaacaaattcaaaagCTACCTTTAATATCACTCAAACTTTCTGTACTGAGATAGTGCCTGTCAAACAGTCCTAGCCTTGATCGCAACTGGAAACCAATGCACAGCAATTAGAACATGCAATTTTTATGGGGAACCATCCATAATTACTGTTGAGAAACGCTTACTggagtaattaaattaaagaaacaaacataaaCATAAATCAACAACTCTACAAAATTAGAACAATTAAAATACGGATTGGCACAACATACTATATATCAAACATCTACAAGCATGCCCACATGTCAAAGCTTTTTCCCAGAAAGTAGAGTCAAGATTGATGATTCTGTGGTGTACAACCACAACATTTGCCtaaaagataaattggttCCTTAAGAAAACCAACAACACAAACTTCTCTCTACAGTAAAGTTAACACATTGCCAAGCACAACAATTTCCAAAATCAATTCTTTTCCATTTAAATTGCAGATTCAAAGACGTAAGCATGACATGATCGAAAACTTTACTGAAAAAAGTTCAGTCATTCCAAGAACATAAGAGAACTAAACCTATGACTTCCATTCAACAAAGTCAATAAGTTAAAACAtccaaaaaacacaaaatgtaCCTTCAGTTTTGCCTTTCCCTGAAAAGGCGACGAAAGATACGTAGAAACACAGGAAAATGAGGAATTCATCTTGGCCGCCATTCTTTTCAGCTCCACATCAACGGAGAAACAGTATGAACAGCTACTGGCACTCAGAAGTAAAAAGACAGAAATTTTTACGATATTAAGAAAAACCCATTTAAATTCGAGGAAGATTATGGGTACCCACTCGAGAAGTGGTCGCGGAAAATGCTAGAATTCGGAGAATCTAAGGTCCGAGTTTTGGTAGGGAGAAGCAGAGAAAGCGGCTGCTTTTGTTGCTTTCTGGGATTTTTTCCCCTTCCACTGTTCTGAAGCTGTAATTGGGGAGGAGGGAAATTGTAAgggaagaaaaatgaagttaaaaaaacaatagatTTAAGggctcaattttattttattttttatttttgagaaaatttaagGGTTCGTGTATGAGTAATAATTTTACAGAAATGGAGATTGACATTCCATCCCCAATTatattctctttcttttttcatattttccaagaaaatttTCGGATTCTTGTCttataatttcacttttaagaataaagattaaatggtATAAAGAATAcagaataaacaaaaattaaattctagtttatttttataaaatcttttgtAAATATTCTAACTATCAAAAACTGGACTAGTTATATGCTAAATAATATGActggatttataatttagggAGAATGATATTGGTGAATAATTCAAACagagtaatttaatttacaacTCAAAAAATAACTGATCAGATacacttttattttgtgaacATTCATTCAACtcgattaaacttgatttTGGTAAGAATTCTAAATTCTATCGAACATGACGAGGGATGGGGGGTCATAAAATATAGCTACAACCAAGTCTGAAAGTGAGTCTTGAGGTTTAAAGTTTTAGacccaaaataataatataaaatttaataaatataacttgtacTTACAGAAAACATGAGTACAGCAAATGTATTCATGATTTTTGTGGCTAGAGGTGGTCCAATATGATAGTACAAGTTTGTGGTTGCTCTAGttaaaacattttaatttcattcttACATCACAGTACTGATCTTGAACCACCTACTTGATCCTATCAAGAATTCTTTATGAGAGGAACTATAGGGTAAAACTTCACAATGCTGTTCCATAACCCAAACAAACACTTCTTGAAGAAGAATAACCAAGTGGCGATGCAATATAACTTCAGACAGCACCGGAATGAAATTGATACGGTTTCATATGGAAAATGGAACTGCTAATAGAAAACTGGAGCACGTCCCATAAAAACAGATTAGGGTGTGTTTTCATATGGAATACATTACAAACAGCCAAAATATCCCTATTGCAATGAACCCATAGAGAGAAGAATTTGACAAAGCACCTGAAACTGAAATGGAGATAAATGAGTATCCATCAGCGCTACACATCTCTTCGGTAGCAGTCATCTCTAAATGATCAAGGAAAAACCCCAGTTCAAAAACGGGATCACAATTGTGCCTCTATGAATGTTTTACCCTGAACGAATGAAGTAAATccgaaaaacaaaaaggttcTCGAGTTGTTCATGCCATTTGATCATATCTCCTCAGAAAAGACGTGATGTTATATTAGATTTGCCCTCTTTAAAAACCTGATTGTTCTGCAGTAGTAAGGccatattaattcaataaaatccaGGTATCTCTCCACTAACCACACCTGGAAATCCTTCATTTTTCTCCTGGTGAGCTCTTTGTAGTCCATGTTTTTTAAATCTGCGATAGGTTGCCATAGATGTCTTTGTATCGCTTCTTTTAGCTTCCCTCGAAAAATGTACTCGTGTAGCAGTAAGTAGTAGGCAGGCAGGTTCTTGACTACTTTAACACTCTGCTTGAAACTGAATATGTAGAGGCTGCATATTGCCCGAAACATTTTGATGTAGAGAACCACAATTAGTGGCCCAAGAATCCATAGGGGGGTTAACTCTTTTGACACTTCCGACCCATATACCAGGTTAACTGCGAGGTATAGAGGGGTGCTGCAAACACAACATAGAAGTCATCAACAATATGTTGTTGCAGGTCTGATGCAGATAGCGATTGAAGTGTCATCATAAGGAGAAAAAGCAGGTCTGGCATGTTAAGAGTGTTATtcagtaaaaagaaaagacttcATGACCTTACCTCATCTCTCGGTcagtttttgttttatcaaAGCAAAGAAGGTTAGTACATAACCACACAAAACCATGAGTAGTATACCCAGGCCTCCAATCACCCACACCACTCAGACAAAAGAGAGACAGGGAGAAGAGAACCACAAAACTTACAACATTAGGAAGGGTATCTTTATTGTTGCGTCCAAACCCAGAAAGTAGCACCAAAcagatttcaaaatttcacctCTTTCTTGCTTTTGCATAGAGTTTGGCATTTCTGATGTTTCAGTGGAACAAGGTTCATCCAGAGCTCCCCCCACAGATTGGGATTGTGGTGGTGTACGCAGTAAAATCAACCATTTCTTAAATAAGTTTTGTATAGCCAGGGACCTGGTTGTCGTTCCATCTGCTGCTGTGTAAGAAGCGGGAACAACATTCTGTACCTTTGAAGATTCCAATGGGGACTCACCCTCTTGTTGCAAATAAGAAACTTTAACAGGATTCTTTAGGGA from Sesamum indicum cultivar Zhongzhi No. 13 linkage group LG3, S_indicum_v1.0, whole genome shotgun sequence harbors:
- the LOC105157246 gene encoding uncharacterized protein LOC105157246 isoform X2, yielding MWLTFYMTQRAAVVTEFQLSGFLPGSCSAFPSVPSSWSRGSKVKHFLPTFQVGRKDRLISLKCRSYSSVGSSLVLGPKSKSFKISAFKGSSRHDDSGGRANGSKSLKNPVKVSYLQQEGESPLESSKVQNVVPASYTAADGTTTRSLAIQNLFKKWLILLRTPPQSQSVGGALDEPCSTETSEMPNSMQKQERGEILKSVWCYFLGLDATIKIPFLMFTPLYLAVNLVYGSEVSKELTPLWILGPLIVVLYIKMFRAICSLYIFSFKQSVKVVKNLPAYYLLLHEYIFRGKLKEAIQRHLWQPIADLKNMDYKELTRRKMKDFQVWLVERYLDFIELIWPYYCRTIRFLKRANLI
- the LOC105157246 gene encoding uncharacterized protein LOC105157246 isoform X3; amino-acid sequence: MAFATHQLQGSCSAFPSVPSSWSRGSKVKHFLPTFQVGRKDRLISLKCRSYSSVGSSLVLGPKSKSFKISAFKGSSRHDDSGGRANGSKSLKNPVKVSYLQQEGESPLESSKVQNVVPASYTAADGTTTRSLAIQNLFKKWLILLRTPPQSQSVGGALDEPCSTETSEMPNSMQKQERGEILKSVWCYFLGLDATIKIPFLMFTPLYLAVNLVYGSEVSKELTPLWILGPLIVVLYIKMFRAICSLYIFSFKQSVKVVKNLPAYYLLLHEYIFRGKLKEAIQRHLWQPIADLKNMDYKELTRRKMKDFQVWLVERYLDFIELIWPYYCRTIRFLKRANLI
- the LOC105157246 gene encoding uncharacterized protein LOC105157246 isoform X6, whose translation is MWLTFYMTQRAAVVTEFQLSGFLPVCFYGSCSAFPSVPSSWSRGSKVKHFLPTFQVGRKDRLISLKCRSYSSVGSSLVLGPKSKSFKISAFKGSSRHDDSGGRANGSKSLKNPVKVSYLQQEGESPLESSKVQNVVPASYTAADGTTTRSLAIQNLFKKWLILLRTPPQSQSVGGALDEPCSTETSEMPNSMQKQERAPLYTSQLTWYMGRKCQKS
- the LOC105157246 gene encoding uncharacterized protein LOC105157246 isoform X5, encoding MEQREQGSSLVLGPKSKSFKISAFKGSSRHDDSGGRANGSKSLKNPVKVSYLQQEGESPLESSKVQNVVPASYTAADGTTTRSLAIQNLFKKWLILLRTPPQSQSVGGALDEPCSTETSEMPNSMQKQERGEILKSVWCYFLGLDATIKIPFLMFTPLYLAVNLVYGSEVSKELTPLWILGPLIVVLYIKMFRAICSLYIFSFKQSVKVVKNLPAYYLLLHEYIFRGKLKEAIQRHLWQPIADLKNMDYKELTRRKMKDFQVWLVERYLDFIELIWPYYCRTIRFLKRANLI
- the LOC105157246 gene encoding uncharacterized protein LOC105157246 isoform X1 codes for the protein MWLTFYMTQRAAVVTEFQLSGFLPVCFYGSCSAFPSVPSSWSRGSKVKHFLPTFQVGRKDRLISLKCRSYSSVGSSLVLGPKSKSFKISAFKGSSRHDDSGGRANGSKSLKNPVKVSYLQQEGESPLESSKVQNVVPASYTAADGTTTRSLAIQNLFKKWLILLRTPPQSQSVGGALDEPCSTETSEMPNSMQKQERGEILKSVWCYFLGLDATIKIPFLMFTPLYLAVNLVYGSEVSKELTPLWILGPLIVVLYIKMFRAICSLYIFSFKQSVKVVKNLPAYYLLLHEYIFRGKLKEAIQRHLWQPIADLKNMDYKELTRRKMKDFQVWLVERYLDFIELIWPYYCRTIRFLKRANLI
- the LOC105157246 gene encoding uncharacterized protein LOC105157246 isoform X4; translation: MVLVARFLLCLHHGAEGASVGSSLVLGPKSKSFKISAFKGSSRHDDSGGRANGSKSLKNPVKVSYLQQEGESPLESSKVQNVVPASYTAADGTTTRSLAIQNLFKKWLILLRTPPQSQSVGGALDEPCSTETSEMPNSMQKQERGEILKSVWCYFLGLDATIKIPFLMFTPLYLAVNLVYGSEVSKELTPLWILGPLIVVLYIKMFRAICSLYIFSFKQSVKVVKNLPAYYLLLHEYIFRGKLKEAIQRHLWQPIADLKNMDYKELTRRKMKDFQVWLVERYLDFIELIWPYYCRTIRFLKRANLI